The Methylobacterium currus genome contains a region encoding:
- a CDS encoding aldehyde dehydrogenase family protein: protein MTGAPGPGARRDAEAAYPALALVVGDRWIGAEERPTVPVVDPSTERGLGHLPLADEADLDRAIQAAHDAFPGWRDTPALARGRILRAAAAWLRAHRRDWAVLIALELGKPLAQAEAEAETACEMIEWAAEEGRRLYGRDIPPRTSGLRLTAFSEPVGPVGAIAGWNAPAITPARKIAGALGAGCSIVIKPSEATPASGLMLARAFAEAGLPPGVLNLVFGDPPAIGRTLATDPRLRMLTFTGGTSVGKELAACCVATMKRMVMELGGHAPVIVLADCDVEAVARAGAAAKYRNAGQVCTSPTRFLVEAPAYRRFADAFTAAAQALRVGDPFAAGTQMGPLQNARRAAAIRAILREARPRATVIEGCAPEGPGFWQAPAVLTDLGSDARAWHEEPFGPLAVLAPCASLDAAIAEANRLSLGLAAYAFTGSLAAAERLGREVQAGTLAVNHWSASFPETPFGGVKDSGFGLEGGPEGVMAFRQQRFVSVAS from the coding sequence GTGACCGGGGCGCCGGGTCCGGGCGCACGCCGCGACGCCGAGGCGGCCTATCCGGCCCTCGCCCTCGTCGTCGGGGACCGCTGGATCGGGGCGGAGGAGCGCCCGACCGTCCCGGTCGTCGATCCGAGCACAGAGCGCGGACTCGGACACCTGCCCCTGGCGGACGAAGCCGACCTCGACCGTGCCATCCAGGCCGCGCACGACGCCTTCCCGGGCTGGCGCGACACGCCGGCCCTCGCGCGTGGCCGCATCCTGCGCGCCGCCGCCGCCTGGCTGCGGGCGCACAGGCGGGACTGGGCCGTGCTGATCGCACTTGAACTCGGCAAGCCGCTCGCCCAGGCGGAAGCGGAGGCCGAGACGGCCTGCGAGATGATCGAGTGGGCTGCCGAGGAGGGCCGCCGCCTCTATGGCCGCGACATCCCGCCGAGAACGTCCGGCCTGCGCCTGACCGCGTTCTCCGAGCCGGTCGGACCGGTCGGCGCCATCGCGGGCTGGAACGCGCCGGCGATCACCCCGGCGCGCAAGATCGCCGGTGCGCTCGGCGCGGGTTGCTCGATCGTCATCAAGCCGTCGGAGGCAACTCCCGCCTCGGGCCTCATGCTCGCCCGCGCCTTCGCGGAGGCCGGCCTGCCGCCGGGCGTCCTCAACCTGGTGTTCGGGGACCCGCCCGCCATCGGGCGGACGCTCGCCACCGATCCCCGCCTGCGGATGCTCACCTTCACCGGGGGCACTTCGGTCGGCAAGGAGCTCGCCGCCTGTTGCGTCGCGACGATGAAGCGGATGGTGATGGAGCTCGGCGGCCACGCACCCGTGATCGTGTTGGCCGATTGCGACGTCGAGGCGGTCGCCCGGGCCGGCGCGGCGGCGAAGTACCGCAATGCCGGCCAGGTCTGCACCTCCCCGACCCGCTTCCTCGTCGAGGCGCCCGCCTATCGTCGCTTCGCCGACGCCTTCACGGCCGCGGCGCAGGCGCTGAGGGTCGGCGACCCGTTCGCGGCGGGCACGCAGATGGGCCCGCTCCAGAATGCCCGCCGCGCCGCCGCGATCCGGGCCATCCTGCGAGAGGCCCGGCCGCGAGCGACCGTGATCGAGGGATGCGCGCCGGAGGGGCCGGGCTTCTGGCAGGCGCCCGCCGTGCTGACGGATCTCGGATCGGACGCGCGAGCCTGGCACGAGGAGCCCTTCGGCCCCCTGGCGGTCCTCGCGCCCTGCGCCAGTCTCGACGCGGCGATCGCCGAGGCGAACCGTCTGAGCCTGGGACTTGCCGCCTACGCGTTCACCGGCAGCCTCGCGGCGGCCGAGCGCCTGGGCCGCGAGGTCCAGGCGGGAACCCTGGCGGTCAACCACTGGTCGGCGTCGTTCCCGGAGACGCCGTTCGGCGGCGTGAAGGACAGCGGCTTCGGTCTGGAGGGCGGCCCGGAGGGCGTGATGGCGTTCCGCCAGCAGCGCTTCGTCTCAGTCGCGTCGTGA
- a CDS encoding acetate--CoA ligase family protein — protein MSPSLGRSLLHPRSVALIGASDDATKTGGRPLAYLRRAGFSGAVYPVNPRRETVQGLRAYPSLDALPEVPDHAFILTPTEGALEAVAACVARGVPLATVLAGGFAEEGEAGRARETELRRILAGGSTRLLGPNSIGIVNVATGLSLTANGAFAEPEIRRGGVFVASHSGSMIGAILSRGLAKGLGFAGFVSTGSEVDLSLGEICAATLDDPAIDVYALFLESIAHGSDLRRFAAAAASQGKPVIAYKLGRSAQGAELSQSHTGAIAGEDGIADAFLRDCGIARVETLEGLIEGVPLIRRVGIPSRPLRPRVAVVTTTGGGAAMVVDQLGLRDIEAAVPSEATMARLTDRGVVAPRGRILDLTLAGTRPAVMSAALETLLEAPEFDLVVAVAGSSARFQPDLLVPAITSAARNAGRPLVAFAAPEAPQALAHLAEAGIPCFRTPEACGDAIAAVFGRRPAKALPPQVTTRAGGTSRLLDEAEGYAVLARLGLPVASHAVVEAGATASPIGYPVAVKLLSAQVLHKTELGGVALGIGDDAAFRVAAAGIAERVPRAQPGLAVERLLVQAMASGLGEVLLSIHRDADAGLVVMLAAGGILAEIHRDRSLRLGPVDRSEARAMMDEVKALRALAGYRGRERGDLDALADAIVALSACGADIVEAEINPLVVRRAGEGVVAVDAVVRVRENFMIGEAMTGETP, from the coding sequence ATGAGCCCAAGTCTCGGCCGGTCCCTGCTGCATCCGCGCAGCGTGGCGCTCATCGGCGCCTCGGACGATGCCACGAAGACCGGCGGGCGTCCGCTCGCCTACCTGCGCCGGGCGGGGTTCTCCGGCGCGGTCTATCCGGTCAATCCCCGCCGCGAGACCGTGCAGGGATTGCGCGCCTATCCCTCCCTCGACGCCCTGCCGGAGGTACCCGACCACGCCTTCATCCTGACGCCGACAGAGGGCGCGCTGGAGGCGGTGGCGGCCTGCGTGGCGCGCGGCGTGCCGCTCGCCACCGTGCTGGCCGGGGGCTTTGCCGAGGAGGGCGAGGCGGGTCGGGCCCGCGAGACGGAGTTGCGCCGCATCCTGGCCGGCGGGTCGACACGCCTCCTCGGCCCCAACAGCATCGGCATCGTCAACGTCGCGACGGGACTGAGCCTGACGGCCAACGGCGCCTTCGCCGAGCCCGAGATCCGGCGCGGCGGCGTGTTCGTCGCCTCGCATTCGGGCAGCATGATCGGCGCGATCCTGTCGCGGGGCCTCGCCAAGGGCCTCGGCTTCGCGGGGTTCGTATCGACGGGCTCGGAGGTCGATCTCAGTCTCGGCGAGATCTGTGCGGCGACGCTCGACGATCCGGCGATCGACGTCTACGCGCTGTTTCTCGAATCGATCGCCCACGGCTCCGACCTTCGGCGTTTCGCGGCCGCGGCGGCTTCGCAGGGTAAGCCGGTCATCGCCTACAAGCTCGGCCGCTCGGCGCAGGGCGCCGAGCTGTCGCAATCCCATACCGGCGCCATCGCGGGGGAGGACGGGATCGCCGACGCCTTCCTGCGCGATTGCGGCATCGCCCGGGTCGAGACGCTCGAGGGCCTGATCGAGGGAGTCCCACTGATCCGCCGGGTGGGTATCCCGAGCCGGCCGCTCCGGCCGAGGGTGGCGGTGGTCACGACCACGGGCGGCGGCGCCGCCATGGTGGTCGACCAGCTCGGCCTGCGCGACATCGAGGCCGCCGTCCCGAGCGAGGCCACCATGGCGCGCCTGACTGACCGCGGCGTCGTGGCGCCGCGCGGCCGGATCCTCGACCTCACCCTCGCCGGCACCCGCCCGGCCGTGATGTCGGCGGCGCTGGAGACCCTACTGGAGGCACCGGAATTCGATCTCGTGGTTGCGGTTGCGGGCTCCTCCGCCCGGTTCCAGCCCGACTTGCTGGTGCCGGCGATCACGAGCGCGGCGAGGAACGCCGGCCGCCCGCTCGTCGCCTTCGCGGCACCGGAGGCGCCGCAGGCGCTGGCGCACCTCGCCGAGGCCGGGATCCCGTGCTTTCGCACGCCCGAGGCCTGCGGCGACGCGATCGCGGCAGTGTTCGGGCGGCGACCCGCGAAGGCCCTGCCGCCGCAGGTCACGACGCGGGCAGGCGGGACCTCGCGCCTCCTCGACGAGGCCGAGGGCTACGCGGTGCTCGCCCGCCTCGGCCTCCCGGTCGCCTCCCATGCGGTGGTGGAGGCCGGGGCGACGGCCTCGCCGATCGGCTACCCGGTGGCGGTCAAGCTGCTCTCGGCCCAGGTGCTGCACAAGACCGAGCTCGGCGGCGTCGCCCTCGGCATCGGCGACGATGCGGCCTTCCGGGTGGCGGCCGCGGGCATCGCCGAGCGGGTGCCCCGGGCGCAACCCGGCCTCGCGGTCGAGCGGCTGCTGGTCCAGGCGATGGCTTCCGGGCTCGGCGAAGTGCTGCTGAGCATCCACCGCGACGCGGATGCGGGCCTCGTCGTGATGCTGGCGGCCGGCGGAATCCTGGCGGAAATCCATCGCGACCGCAGCCTGCGCCTCGGTCCCGTCGACCGAAGCGAGGCCCGGGCGATGATGGACGAGGTCAAGGCATTGCGGGCGCTGGCCGGCTATCGCGGCCGGGAGCGGGGCGACCTCGATGCCCTCGCGGACGCCATCGTGGCCCTGTCGGCCTGCGGCGCCGACATCGTCGAGGCCGAGATCAACCCGCTCGTCGTCCGACGGGCGGGAGAGGGCGTCGTCGCGGTCGACGCCGTCGTTCGGGTTCGCGAGAACTTCATGATTGGAGAAGCGATGACCGGGGAGACACCATGA
- a CDS encoding ATP-binding protein produces the protein MNAEPQKSERRWAELEKALAHVETWLAPEVERVARGFEGGQAGAFHGLVMGPDEARRALSDERRSRIPVDRAAAAKDLPEQTRLATLCGADAFDACVLLLALAPEVSSRFGRIYAFLQDDLARTRPTFDLVLNLIARDPAERLALRRRFAPDAPLIAERMIQTWGEPGGHWLTTQITLDAQILRLLTGDSGIDERLAGFVRLAPGTARAGTDDDSAAAAGASAALVRARRVWFDGPDPFAKRRAAAEAARLAGMPLIEIDETAIPADRPPAQIAALLVREAALRDAALFLDGLEDEDSREPCPFCTAFLAEAERKGAIAFLAGKQAWLRDGWAARGLARVAVPRPDASARQAIWTTSLAAHDLGLTADQIHVLARRYRLTGRQIETAAAVAAAAEPDARPDAASPNAAYRRVVAATRAQTGQRIGALAARRPPRARWEDLILPEDALRQLRELCRRVELRDSVLSRWGERHRAGSARGVHALFAGSSGTGKTMAAEIVAGELGLDLFRISLPNTVSKYIGETEKNLDRIFDAAEDSNAILFFDEADAILGKRSEVRDSHDRYANLEISYLLQRMEEFDGVSILASNLRANIDDAFTRRLAFVIHFPFPDAAHRRRIWEGAWPDPDRRPRDVDLDRLASQFKLSGGSISNIAVAASFLAAEREQDVATGDVVTALRREFQKLGKPAAEQELRDSLTAGVA, from the coding sequence ATGAACGCCGAGCCGCAGAAATCGGAGCGGCGCTGGGCCGAGCTCGAGAAGGCGCTCGCTCATGTCGAGACCTGGCTCGCCCCCGAGGTCGAGCGCGTCGCGCGGGGCTTCGAGGGCGGCCAGGCGGGCGCGTTTCACGGGTTGGTCATGGGTCCGGACGAAGCGCGGCGCGCACTCTCGGACGAGCGCCGCTCCCGCATCCCGGTCGACCGGGCCGCTGCGGCGAAAGACCTTCCGGAGCAGACGCGCCTGGCGACGCTGTGCGGCGCCGACGCTTTCGACGCCTGCGTGTTGCTGCTGGCGCTCGCGCCGGAGGTTTCGAGCCGCTTCGGCCGGATCTACGCCTTCCTGCAGGACGATCTGGCGAGAACGCGCCCGACGTTCGACCTCGTCCTCAATCTCATCGCGCGCGACCCCGCCGAGCGGCTGGCACTCCGGCGCAGATTCGCGCCCGACGCGCCGCTGATCGCCGAGCGGATGATCCAGACATGGGGCGAGCCCGGCGGACACTGGCTGACGACGCAGATCACGCTCGATGCGCAGATTCTGCGCCTCCTCACCGGGGACAGCGGGATCGACGAGCGGCTCGCCGGCTTCGTGCGCCTCGCGCCAGGGACCGCGCGCGCCGGGACGGATGATGACAGCGCCGCCGCCGCCGGGGCGTCCGCGGCGCTCGTCCGCGCCCGGCGCGTGTGGTTCGACGGACCCGACCCCTTCGCGAAGCGGCGGGCCGCGGCCGAGGCCGCGCGGCTCGCCGGGATGCCGTTGATCGAGATCGACGAGACCGCCATTCCCGCCGACCGCCCGCCGGCGCAGATCGCCGCCCTGCTCGTCCGGGAGGCGGCGCTGCGCGACGCGGCGCTGTTCCTCGACGGGCTCGAGGACGAGGACAGCCGCGAGCCCTGCCCGTTCTGCACGGCCTTTCTGGCGGAGGCCGAGCGGAAGGGGGCGATCGCATTCCTCGCGGGCAAGCAGGCCTGGCTGAGGGACGGCTGGGCCGCGCGCGGCCTTGCCCGGGTCGCCGTCCCGCGACCGGACGCGTCCGCCCGGCAGGCGATCTGGACCACGAGCCTCGCCGCGCACGACCTCGGCCTCACGGCGGATCAGATCCATGTCCTGGCGCGGCGTTACCGCCTGACCGGCCGCCAGATCGAGACCGCCGCGGCGGTCGCGGCCGCGGCGGAGCCGGATGCCCGGCCCGATGCGGCATCGCCGAACGCGGCATATCGGCGGGTCGTCGCCGCGACGCGCGCCCAGACCGGACAGAGGATCGGCGCACTCGCCGCCCGGAGGCCGCCTCGGGCGCGGTGGGAGGACCTGATCCTTCCCGAGGATGCGCTGAGGCAGCTGCGCGAGCTCTGCCGGCGCGTCGAGCTGCGCGACAGCGTGCTGTCGCGATGGGGCGAGCGTCACCGCGCCGGCTCCGCGCGCGGCGTCCACGCGCTCTTCGCCGGCTCCTCCGGCACGGGCAAGACCATGGCGGCGGAAATCGTCGCCGGCGAACTCGGGCTGGATCTGTTCCGGATCAGCCTCCCGAACACCGTCAGCAAGTACATCGGCGAGACCGAGAAGAACCTCGACCGCATCTTCGACGCCGCCGAGGATAGCAACGCCATCCTGTTCTTCGACGAGGCCGACGCCATCCTCGGCAAGCGCTCCGAGGTCAGGGACTCCCACGACCGCTACGCCAATCTCGAGATCAGCTACCTGCTGCAGCGGATGGAGGAGTTCGACGGCGTGTCGATCCTCGCGAGCAATCTGAGAGCGAACATCGACGACGCCTTCACGCGGCGCCTCGCCTTCGTGATCCACTTCCCCTTCCCCGACGCCGCCCACCGCCGGCGGATCTGGGAAGGCGCCTGGCCCGATCCGGACCGGCGGCCACGCGACGTCGACCTCGATCGTCTGGCGTCCCAGTTCAAGCTCAGCGGCGGCAGCATCTCGAATATCGCGGTCGCCGCCTCCTTCCTCGCGGCGGAGCGTGAACAGGACGTCGCGACGGGCGACGTCGTCACGGCGCTCCGGCGTGAATTCCAGAAGCTCGGCAAGCCCGCCGCAGAGCAGGAGCTCCGCGACAGCCTCACTGCGGGAGTCGCGTGA
- a CDS encoding sensor histidine kinase, with protein sequence MPAGGDALTRAEAARNAMSRLLAVAGHDLKQPLQVALMAIERAVSEGVGPRAAARLGLASDALVRLGRELDDIARTSQVGGAPPRLGPVPLGRLLAVVAAEWQPYAEAAGVRLHVRGSDVCVESEAAMLATILRNLVGNAVKYAGRGGRVVIGCRRQGGRIAIEVHDDGPGIPPERLTGIFEAFDRAGRRDGAGLGLGLHIVRQTAQALGHPVSVQSRYGRGSAFGVIVERSATMAPKDGASHGCRRPDSSGRPSCHAISIESTELISSYDSSK encoded by the coding sequence ATGCCGGCCGGCGGCGATGCTCTGACCCGTGCCGAAGCCGCCCGCAATGCCATGTCCCGGCTGCTTGCCGTCGCCGGTCATGATCTCAAGCAGCCGCTCCAGGTCGCCCTCATGGCCATCGAGCGTGCGGTCTCCGAGGGCGTCGGGCCGCGTGCCGCCGCACGGCTCGGCCTCGCCAGCGACGCCCTGGTGCGCCTCGGCCGCGAACTCGACGACATCGCCCGCACGTCACAGGTCGGCGGGGCGCCGCCGCGCCTAGGCCCGGTGCCGCTCGGCCGCCTCCTCGCCGTGGTCGCGGCCGAATGGCAGCCCTATGCCGAGGCGGCCGGGGTCCGGCTGCACGTGCGCGGCTCGGATGTATGCGTTGAGAGCGAAGCCGCGATGCTCGCGACGATCCTGCGCAACCTCGTCGGCAACGCCGTCAAGTATGCGGGCCGGGGCGGACGGGTTGTCATCGGGTGCCGGCGGCAGGGCGGTCGGATCGCGATCGAGGTCCACGACGACGGGCCTGGCATTCCGCCGGAGCGCCTGACCGGCATCTTCGAGGCCTTCGATCGGGCCGGCCGCCGCGACGGAGCCGGGCTCGGCCTCGGTCTCCACATCGTGCGCCAGACCGCCCAGGCCCTCGGCCATCCGGTCAGCGTGCAATCCCGCTACGGTCGAGGATCGGCTTTCGGCGTGATCGTGGAGCGGTCCGCCACCATGGCACCGAAGGACGGCGCGTCCCACGGATGTCGCCGTCCCGATAGTTCGGGACGGCCATCCTGCCATGCAATCAGCATCGAATCCACCGAACTCATATCTTCGTATGACTCTTCCAAATGA
- a CDS encoding FAD-dependent oxidoreductase, whose protein sequence is MVAGLVAMHLDTYRDSGAELVMGSARFTGPKTIAVDLNAGGEPVLTADTIVLNLGTRPAIPDVPGLREAEPLTNIEALELDALPDHLIVLGGGYVGLELAQAYRRFGSAVTVIERGERIASREDADVADELARLLAAEGIAPSKASTEPRILRQRRERFLFPRGSTTAKQSSTPAALPERHSRQTRTASAPWRTSHPSDASKAQAQRSKCPGSASRRGTPARPARPNWT, encoded by the coding sequence ATGGTGGCCGGCCTCGTCGCGATGCACCTCGACACGTACCGCGACAGCGGCGCCGAGCTGGTTATGGGCAGCGCGCGGTTCACGGGCCCGAAGACGATCGCGGTCGACCTGAACGCGGGCGGGGAGCCGGTGCTCACCGCCGACACCATCGTGCTGAACCTCGGCACGCGTCCGGCGATTCCGGACGTTCCCGGCCTGCGCGAGGCGGAGCCGCTGACCAACATCGAGGCGCTCGAACTCGACGCCCTGCCCGACCACCTGATCGTGCTGGGCGGCGGCTATGTCGGCCTCGAACTGGCGCAGGCCTATCGCCGGTTCGGCAGCGCCGTCACGGTGATCGAGCGCGGGGAGCGGATCGCCAGCCGCGAGGACGCGGACGTGGCGGACGAACTGGCGCGGCTCCTCGCGGCCGAGGGGATCGCCCCGTCCAAGGCGTCGACCGAGCCGCGCATCTTGCGACAGCGGCGCGAGCGCTTCCTCTTCCCGCGCGGCTCCACGACGGCGAAGCAATCCTCGACGCCTGCTGCACTGCCCGAACGGCACTCACGCCAGACCCGGACCGCATCCGCTCCCTGGCGAACGTCCCATCCATCGGATGCGTCAAAAGCTCAGGCGCAACGGTCCAAATGCCCCGGCTCGGCCTCGCGCCGAGGAACGCCAGCACGACCGGCACGGCCGAATTGGACTTGA
- a CDS encoding acyl-CoA dehydrogenase family protein, with amino-acid sequence MDFALTEEQSLFADSVRRFAEQHLRDGALARAHDPRFPFEVAQLLAGQGLLGITMDPEDGGQGGTLMDAVIAIEQVAAVCPRSADVIQAGNFGPIRTFVEYATPEQKARFLPDLLAGRSVISLGMSEPGAGSAATDLETRARQDGDDYVIDGAKVFSTHSPDAAVFLVYVRFGPGIGGIGSVLVERGTPGFTIGKPSAFMSGEEWSQLYFENCRIPAANVLLGPGGFKRQIAGFNVERLGNSSRALALGRYAFTLARDHALERRQFGRPLCEFQGLQWKFAELAVKLEAAQLLLYRAASNREGELPSAADTAMAKLACNQAGFEAANEAVQVMGGLGYSTEALAEYCMRRTRGWMIAGGSIEMLKNRIAEHVFDRRFDQRAPRPGPAAQAAE; translated from the coding sequence ATGGATTTCGCCCTGACCGAAGAGCAGTCGCTCTTCGCCGACTCCGTCCGGCGCTTCGCCGAGCAGCATTTGCGGGACGGGGCGCTCGCCCGTGCCCACGACCCGCGCTTCCCGTTCGAAGTCGCGCAACTCCTCGCCGGCCAGGGGCTCCTCGGGATCACGATGGACCCGGAGGATGGCGGCCAGGGCGGAACGCTCATGGATGCGGTGATCGCGATCGAGCAGGTCGCCGCGGTGTGCCCGCGCAGTGCCGACGTGATCCAGGCCGGCAATTTCGGGCCGATCCGCACCTTCGTCGAGTACGCCACGCCGGAGCAGAAGGCGCGCTTCCTGCCCGACCTGCTGGCCGGGCGCAGCGTGATCAGCCTCGGCATGTCGGAGCCGGGCGCCGGCTCGGCGGCGACCGACCTCGAGACCCGCGCCCGCCAGGACGGCGACGACTACGTGATCGACGGCGCCAAGGTCTTCTCGACCCACAGCCCGGACGCGGCGGTCTTCCTGGTCTACGTCCGGTTCGGGCCGGGGATCGGCGGGATCGGCTCGGTCCTGGTCGAGCGCGGCACGCCGGGCTTCACCATCGGCAAGCCTTCCGCCTTCATGAGCGGAGAGGAATGGTCGCAGCTCTACTTCGAGAACTGCCGCATCCCGGCCGCGAACGTGCTGCTCGGGCCCGGCGGCTTCAAGCGCCAAATTGCCGGCTTCAACGTCGAGCGGCTCGGCAACTCGTCCCGGGCGCTGGCGCTCGGCCGCTACGCCTTCACGCTGGCGCGCGACCACGCCCTGGAGCGGCGCCAGTTCGGCCGGCCGCTCTGCGAGTTCCAGGGCCTTCAGTGGAAATTCGCCGAACTCGCGGTGAAGCTCGAGGCGGCGCAGCTCCTGCTCTACCGGGCCGCCTCGAACCGCGAGGGCGAGCTACCCTCGGCTGCCGACACCGCCATGGCGAAGCTCGCCTGCAACCAGGCCGGCTTCGAGGCGGCGAACGAGGCCGTGCAGGTGATGGGCGGCCTCGGCTACTCGACCGAGGCGCTGGCCGAGTACTGCATGCGGCGCACCCGCGGCTGGATGATCGCCGGCGGCTCGATCGAGATGCTGAAGAACCGCATCGCCGAGCACGTCTTCGACCGCCGCTTCGACCAGCGCGCGCCCCGCCCGGGACCCGCCGCGCAGGCGGCCGAGTAG
- a CDS encoding response regulator: protein MSTRTSDTFLACEAPGQAPAKPACLLTDVDMPGINGLEPQEPVRRIRPHLPIIMMTGFYDDAIRRRALAGGARDLLRKPLASDALIRCLEDTVGS from the coding sequence ATGTCGACCCGGACCTCCGACACGTTCCTGGCCTGTGAGGCGCCGGGGCAAGCGCCGGCAAAGCCGGCCTGCCTCCTGACGGACGTGGACATGCCGGGCATCAACGGCCTGGAACCGCAGGAGCCCGTGAGGCGCATCCGGCCGCACCTGCCAATCATCATGATGACGGGGTTCTACGACGATGCGATCCGCCGGCGCGCCCTCGCGGGCGGGGCGCGGGACCTCCTGCGCAAGCCCCTCGCGTCCGATGCGCTGATCCGCTGCCTCGAGGACACGGTCGGGTCCTGA
- a CDS encoding alpha/beta fold hydrolase, whose protein sequence is MSAPAYEPITGRYLRVDLLGKPHRVYVEEAGEGVPLLCLHTAGSDSRQWRGVMNDPGILSRFRVIAFDLPWHGKSSPPAGWHEDTEYRLTSRDYADVILGVADALGLDRPVAMGCSIGGRIVLHLALDHPERFGAVIGLQSGGHVAPYYDTQWLHRPDVHGEVSAAVVSGLIGPAASDEDRWETLWHYMQGGPGVFKGDLYFYKVDGDIRGRLSEIDTARCPVHLLTGEYDYSCTPDDTRAAAASIRGSEAVIMPGIGHFPMSEDPEGFLRHLRPVLERILSERRP, encoded by the coding sequence ATGAGCGCGCCCGCCTACGAGCCGATCACCGGCCGCTACCTGCGCGTCGACCTCCTCGGCAAGCCGCACCGGGTCTATGTCGAGGAGGCCGGCGAGGGCGTGCCGCTCCTCTGCCTCCACACGGCCGGGAGCGACAGCCGGCAATGGCGCGGCGTCATGAACGATCCCGGCATCCTGTCGCGGTTCCGGGTCATCGCCTTCGACCTGCCCTGGCACGGCAAGTCCTCGCCGCCGGCGGGCTGGCACGAGGACACGGAGTACCGCCTCACCTCGCGCGACTATGCCGACGTCATCCTGGGCGTCGCCGACGCCCTCGGTCTCGACCGGCCGGTGGCGATGGGCTGCTCGATCGGCGGCCGCATCGTGCTCCACCTCGCCCTCGATCACCCCGAGCGGTTCGGGGCGGTGATCGGCCTGCAATCCGGCGGCCACGTCGCGCCCTACTACGACACGCAGTGGCTCCACCGTCCCGACGTCCACGGCGAGGTCTCGGCCGCCGTGGTCTCGGGTCTGATCGGGCCGGCCGCGAGCGACGAGGACCGCTGGGAGACGCTCTGGCACTACATGCAGGGGGGCCCGGGGGTCTTCAAGGGCGACCTCTACTTCTACAAGGTCGACGGCGACATCCGGGGACGCCTGTCGGAGATCGACACCGCCCGGTGCCCGGTCCACCTCCTGACCGGGGAGTACGATTACAGCTGCACCCCCGACGACACCCGGGCCGCCGCCGCCAGCATCCGGGGCTCGGAAGCGGTGATCATGCCGGGGATCGGCCATTTCCCGATGAGCGAGGATCCGGAGGGCTTCCTCCGGCACCTGCGTCCGGTGCTCGAGCGCATCCTGTCGGAGCGCCGGCCGTGA
- a CDS encoding AfsR/SARP family transcriptional regulator → MLQVRLLGCFALEQSQRDQSAVLGRNGRRLAAYLFAYPNRSHRRDKLIDLFWTESAPDQGRTAFSTALWKIKRTIGASGRQMALHAVGQNVVLEIAKPAIVDAHRFASDIEVALSASCADSIRPAIELYSGAFLEEFDGDWVLEERERLEVLYVRALTLMMRQAANQSRYEDALCCARRILATDPMRESAQRATMLLYTLNGQRGQAIRQFERCRATLREECGVDPMPETRSLDLMIRSGAVFERIPTLLNETFGTGG, encoded by the coding sequence ATGCTGCAGGTCCGTCTATTAGGGTGCTTTGCCCTCGAGCAGTCCCAACGGGACCAGTCGGCGGTGCTCGGCCGAAACGGGCGGCGGCTCGCAGCCTACCTGTTCGCCTATCCCAACCGCAGCCATCGGCGCGACAAGCTGATCGACCTGTTCTGGACCGAAAGCGCGCCGGACCAGGGGCGTACCGCCTTCAGCACGGCGCTCTGGAAGATCAAGCGCACCATCGGCGCCTCCGGCCGGCAGATGGCGCTGCACGCGGTCGGGCAGAACGTGGTGCTGGAGATCGCCAAGCCGGCGATCGTGGACGCGCACCGCTTCGCCTCCGATATCGAGGTCGCGCTCTCGGCGAGCTGCGCAGACTCGATCCGACCGGCGATCGAGCTCTATAGCGGCGCATTTCTCGAGGAATTCGACGGGGACTGGGTGCTGGAGGAGCGCGAGCGCCTCGAAGTCCTCTATGTCCGCGCGCTGACGCTGATGATGCGGCAGGCCGCGAACCAGTCCCGCTACGAGGACGCGCTATGCTGCGCGCGCCGGATCCTCGCGACGGACCCGATGCGCGAGAGCGCGCAACGCGCGACCATGCTGCTCTACACGCTGAATGGACAGCGCGGCCAGGCCATCAGGCAGTTCGAACGGTGCCGGGCGACCTTACGCGAGGAATGCGGCGTCGACCCGATGCCGGAGACCCGCTCGCTCGACCTGATGATCCGCAGCGGCGCGGTCTTCGAGCGGATCCCGACACTCCTCAACGAGACGTTCGGAACCGGCGGCTGA